From a single Micromonospora pallida genomic region:
- a CDS encoding methionine adenosyltransferase yields the protein MLSIERTSRSVEDLPYELVERKGVGHPDTMCDAIAERMSRYYSLHCIQEFGGVAHHWFDKVTLYGGGADIGYGRGELTSPYRVKVFGKAAFRVGDTAIPVQDIMFRAAADVLVEVTTGFDPTRHLVVEIGVVDHQGSGRGVSRYQPGSPGDLVPLRSCGLVSNDTNLLHGYAPLSRLERVVLELENLINGDDFKRRHPDTGWDVKVFGSRRGDTFSLVVNMPFLAAHIASIDEYWARKAVIQQELEQYVATQHVDDFRMLMNATDRNGRAYLTALGSVADTGDVGVVGRGNRVNGLITPMRPMSIEAPAGKNPLDHTGKIYNVMAMRLAQQVHETFGGPAQVHIFTSKEAPLERPDEVVVTTPEPDEPALGALVEAMVASTGDLTVELIEKGITLW from the coding sequence ATGCTGTCGATTGAACGCACCTCCCGATCGGTCGAGGACCTGCCGTACGAGCTGGTCGAACGCAAGGGAGTAGGACATCCGGACACGATGTGCGACGCCATCGCGGAGCGCATGTCACGGTACTACTCGCTGCACTGCATCCAAGAGTTCGGTGGGGTCGCGCACCACTGGTTCGACAAGGTCACGCTGTACGGCGGCGGCGCCGACATCGGCTACGGGCGCGGCGAGCTCACCTCGCCGTACCGGGTGAAGGTCTTCGGCAAGGCTGCCTTCCGCGTCGGCGACACCGCCATCCCCGTGCAGGACATCATGTTCCGCGCCGCCGCCGACGTCCTGGTCGAGGTCACCACCGGTTTCGACCCCACCCGACACCTCGTGGTCGAGATCGGCGTGGTGGACCACCAGGGCTCCGGGCGCGGCGTATCCCGGTACCAGCCGGGTTCCCCGGGCGATCTGGTGCCACTACGGTCCTGCGGGCTGGTCTCCAACGACACCAATCTCCTGCACGGATACGCTCCCCTGTCCCGCCTCGAACGTGTCGTGCTGGAGCTCGAGAACCTCATCAACGGCGACGACTTCAAACGGCGACACCCGGACACCGGGTGGGACGTCAAGGTGTTCGGCAGCCGGCGCGGCGACACCTTCAGCCTGGTGGTCAACATGCCGTTCCTCGCCGCGCACATCGCCTCCATCGACGAGTACTGGGCCCGCAAGGCGGTGATCCAGCAGGAGCTGGAGCAGTACGTCGCCACGCAGCACGTCGACGACTTCCGGATGCTGATGAACGCAACCGACCGCAACGGCCGCGCGTACCTGACGGCGCTGGGCTCCGTGGCGGACACGGGGGACGTGGGCGTGGTCGGTCGCGGAAACCGGGTCAACGGCCTGATCACGCCGATGCGCCCGATGAGCATCGAGGCACCGGCCGGTAAGAATCCTCTGGACCACACCGGCAAGATCTACAATGTCATGGCCATGCGGCTGGCCCAGCAGGTGCACGAGACCTTCGGTGGACCGGCGCAGGTCCACATCTTCACTTCCAAGGAGGCGCCGCTGGAGCGGCCCGACGAGGTCGTGGTCACGACTCCGGAGCCGGACGAGCCGGCGCTGGGCGCGCTCGTGGAGGCCATGGTTGCCAGCACCGGCGACCTGACGGTCGAGCTCATCGAGAAGGGCATCACCCTATGGTGA
- a CDS encoding SDR family NAD(P)-dependent oxidoreductase, with protein sequence MPTALVTGVSRGLGIRICHELKAAGYRVLGVGLSVAPQHVPLDDYRVVDLREPVSCELFAGEAVDVLVNNAGVYLDDPRGGYGDLFALSLADLRETFAVNLFGATQLVQRYAPPMLARGSGRVLCVSSGMGRLQDADGASFAYRASKLALNALVLGLARHFERRNADLSAFAFCPGWIRTDMGTRTAPNDPRLAAEDLVRLLKLPAARSNGRFFRGRQELGWDTSGPLVVN encoded by the coding sequence ATGCCGACTGCTCTGGTCACCGGGGTGTCTCGTGGTCTGGGTATCCGCATCTGCCATGAGCTGAAGGCGGCTGGCTACCGGGTGCTGGGTGTCGGGCTGTCGGTCGCGCCGCAGCATGTCCCACTCGACGACTACCGGGTCGTGGACCTCCGGGAACCGGTCTCGTGCGAGCTGTTCGCCGGCGAGGCCGTCGACGTGCTGGTCAACAATGCCGGCGTGTACCTCGACGATCCGCGCGGCGGATACGGTGACCTGTTCGCGCTGTCCCTCGCGGACCTGCGCGAGACATTCGCGGTGAACCTGTTCGGGGCGACGCAGTTGGTTCAGCGTTACGCGCCGCCGATGCTTGCCCGCGGCTCGGGGCGGGTCCTGTGTGTCTCGTCCGGGATGGGCCGCCTCCAGGACGCCGACGGCGCCTCGTTCGCCTACCGAGCGTCCAAGCTGGCCCTCAACGCACTTGTGCTCGGACTCGCGCGTCACTTCGAGCGGCGAAACGCGGACCTGTCTGCGTTCGCGTTCTGTCCCGGATGGATCCGCACCGACATGGGCACCCGGACCGCGCCCAACGATCCCCGCCTGGCCGCCGAAGACCTGGTCCGGCTCCTGAAACTGCCTGCCGCGCGCTCCAATGGCAGGTTTTTCCGCGGGCGACAGGAGCTGGGCTGGGACACATCAGGACCACTCGTTGTGAACTGA
- a CDS encoding ABC transporter ATP-binding protein, with translation MRPPSGDASRPMTTRSTLRDRMLLIGELRHSGPLAVIVLMFTQVTIALVPALTALTIENLVNRVLLGSSLTVALILLGAVLLAGRLAQTVSAPATFLVSQRIDMARRAALTSLAVSGAHLGPMEQPRTRELIRVARADPEFWAERPPGTGATAQLDLIMRWIGVLAATAVLASFAWWLAPLVIIPAVASRWLWRRQFMEHIEIERRGVSAGMEADHWRRLAVDATDGKESRTFGLQHWALARWHERLMTMLSPKWHAGIRSVLDQWQVAVLVGPPLTVAFTLVVWHAGQNGDGVAEAAAVLGAGWAVLNLLGFIDALEIEGAIPGCRAYATLRAETADPYVPVAAVSQSLDAPRVRFEQVSFAYSATGPAVLDGLDLEIAPGELLAVVGLNGAGKSTLIKLLAGLYTPSSGRITVDGVDLAAVEPPLWRSRISIVFQDFVCYHLSCLDNVALGYAAAPVDRKRIEQAAADSGLDQLVARLPLGWDTPLARTRVGGVDLSGGQWQKVVLTRAMYALRCGARLLVLDEPTAHLDVKSEFEVFHELARHKRHAGVVLISHRLSTVRLADRIVLLDGGRIVESGSHDELMAEDGRYAKLFITQAERFNQGFDDRFDEEDTP, from the coding sequence ATGAGACCTCCCTCCGGCGACGCCAGCCGGCCGATGACGACGCGATCCACTCTGCGCGACCGGATGCTGCTGATCGGCGAGTTGCGCCACAGCGGTCCGCTCGCCGTGATCGTGCTGATGTTCACGCAGGTGACGATCGCCCTCGTCCCCGCGCTGACCGCGCTGACGATCGAGAACCTGGTGAACCGGGTCCTGCTCGGGTCGTCGTTGACCGTCGCGCTGATCCTGCTCGGCGCGGTCCTCCTGGCCGGACGGTTGGCGCAGACGGTCTCCGCGCCGGCGACCTTCCTGGTCTCGCAGCGCATCGACATGGCCCGCCGTGCCGCGCTGACGTCACTGGCGGTCTCCGGAGCGCACCTCGGGCCGATGGAACAGCCCCGGACTCGCGAGCTGATCCGGGTGGCCCGCGCGGATCCGGAGTTCTGGGCCGAACGTCCACCGGGGACGGGCGCGACGGCCCAGCTGGATCTCATCATGCGCTGGATCGGTGTGCTCGCCGCCACCGCGGTGCTGGCCAGCTTCGCCTGGTGGCTCGCCCCCCTCGTGATCATCCCGGCCGTCGCCAGCCGTTGGCTGTGGCGGCGTCAGTTCATGGAACACATCGAGATCGAGCGGCGTGGCGTGTCGGCCGGGATGGAGGCGGACCACTGGCGGCGCCTGGCGGTGGACGCGACCGACGGCAAGGAGAGCCGCACCTTTGGGCTCCAGCACTGGGCGCTCGCTCGCTGGCATGAGCGGCTGATGACCATGTTGTCGCCGAAGTGGCACGCCGGTATCCGTAGCGTCCTGGACCAGTGGCAGGTAGCGGTGCTGGTCGGGCCGCCGCTGACCGTGGCTTTCACACTGGTCGTGTGGCACGCCGGGCAGAACGGCGACGGCGTGGCCGAGGCGGCGGCGGTACTCGGCGCCGGCTGGGCGGTCCTCAACCTGCTCGGCTTCATCGACGCGCTGGAGATCGAGGGGGCCATCCCCGGCTGCCGCGCGTACGCCACGTTGCGCGCCGAGACCGCCGACCCGTACGTGCCTGTCGCCGCGGTATCCCAGAGCCTGGATGCGCCGCGCGTACGCTTCGAGCAGGTCTCGTTCGCCTACTCCGCCACGGGTCCGGCCGTGCTCGACGGCCTCGACCTGGAGATCGCCCCCGGCGAGCTGCTCGCCGTCGTCGGCCTCAACGGCGCCGGCAAATCCACGCTGATCAAACTGCTAGCTGGGCTCTACACACCCAGCTCCGGCCGTATCACCGTGGACGGCGTCGACCTGGCGGCTGTCGAACCGCCGCTGTGGCGCAGCCGGATTTCCATCGTCTTCCAGGACTTTGTCTGCTACCACCTGTCCTGTCTCGACAACGTCGCCCTCGGGTACGCGGCCGCGCCGGTGGACCGCAAGCGTATCGAGCAGGCGGCAGCCGACTCCGGACTGGACCAGCTGGTCGCCCGCCTGCCCCTCGGATGGGACACCCCGCTGGCCCGCACCCGCGTCGGCGGCGTGGACCTCTCCGGCGGCCAATGGCAGAAGGTCGTGTTGACCCGGGCGATGTACGCACTGCGCTGTGGAGCCCGGCTGCTGGTACTCGACGAGCCGACGGCCCATCTGGACGTCAAGTCGGAGTTCGAGGTCTTCCACGAACTCGCCCGGCACAAGCGGCACGCCGGCGTAGTGCTGATCTCACACCGGCTGTCCACGGTCCGCCTCGCCGACCGCATTGTGCTGCTCGATGGCGGCCGGATCGTGGAGTCCGGTTCCCATGACGAACTGATGGCCGAGGACGGCCGGTACGCCAAGCTCTTCATCACCCAGGCGGAACGCTTCAACCAGGGTTTCGACGACAGGTTCGACGAGGAGGACACGCCGTGA
- a CDS encoding ATP-binding cassette domain-containing protein: protein MASTTVLLLNRLHGLIGLFLIVERVGMVLEQRLLEDIAALERIEHLERSDYLDRLTVLRYAPKRIVGGMWNAVRACFTMLQLALTLLLLGSVSPWLLVLLVLAAAPLWCDRAGRKIESHAEISTAEAFRLQRHLFDVATDAAAGKEIRTSQAGHRVAQLQAAAFHEATVGRYSARVRAAWLRAAGWTVFVAGFIACLGIVARQAAAGTATPGDVVLVVTLTINLQQTVQTAVSQLATTMNAGLFLDPYLWLRAYLQQERSARRGDLPPPERLTTGIRLDRVGFSYPGAAEPVLADVDVLLPAGSVVALVGEFGSGKSTLVKLLSRFYEPSLGRITIDGTDLRDIQTEQWRRRTSAAYQDFGRYPQMTFAEAVGLGDIRRLDDVDAVGRAIDAADAQGIVRRLPAGAATRLSPLYGGVDLSEGQWQKTALARASMRTDPLLFMLDEPTASLDAPSEHAIFQRYMQRARQLAARNGAITLVVSHRLSTVAGADLVLVLHRGRLVEQGTHDQLMAAGGRYSELFGLQARAYRLRRP, encoded by the coding sequence GTGGCCTCGACGACGGTGTTGTTGCTCAATCGGCTGCACGGACTGATCGGGCTGTTCCTGATCGTTGAACGGGTCGGCATGGTTCTGGAACAACGTCTGCTCGAGGACATCGCCGCGCTCGAACGCATCGAGCATCTCGAGCGCAGCGACTACCTCGACCGGCTGACTGTGCTGCGCTACGCGCCGAAGCGGATCGTGGGCGGGATGTGGAACGCGGTCCGCGCCTGCTTCACCATGCTGCAGCTGGCTCTTACGCTGCTGTTGCTCGGCTCAGTCAGCCCCTGGCTGCTGGTGCTCCTCGTGCTCGCCGCGGCCCCGTTGTGGTGCGACCGCGCGGGCCGGAAGATCGAGAGCCACGCCGAGATCAGCACCGCTGAAGCGTTCCGGCTCCAGCGGCACCTGTTCGATGTCGCCACCGACGCCGCTGCGGGCAAGGAGATCCGTACCAGCCAGGCCGGGCACCGGGTCGCACAGTTGCAGGCGGCGGCGTTTCACGAGGCCACCGTCGGCCGGTACAGTGCCCGTGTCCGCGCCGCCTGGCTGCGCGCTGCCGGCTGGACCGTCTTCGTGGCCGGCTTCATTGCCTGCCTCGGTATCGTGGCGCGCCAAGCCGCGGCGGGCACCGCCACCCCGGGCGACGTCGTCCTCGTCGTGACACTCACGATCAACCTCCAGCAGACCGTGCAGACCGCCGTCAGCCAGCTCGCCACCACGATGAACGCCGGTCTTTTCCTGGACCCGTACCTGTGGCTCAGGGCATATCTGCAGCAGGAGCGGTCCGCGCGCCGCGGCGACCTCCCGCCGCCCGAGCGCCTGACCACCGGTATCCGCCTCGACCGGGTCGGCTTCTCGTATCCGGGCGCGGCTGAGCCGGTGCTCGCCGACGTCGACGTCCTGCTGCCCGCCGGCAGTGTGGTCGCGCTCGTCGGAGAGTTCGGGTCGGGCAAGTCCACGCTGGTCAAGCTACTCAGCCGCTTCTACGAACCCAGCCTCGGCCGCATCACGATCGACGGCACCGACCTCCGCGACATCCAAACCGAGCAGTGGCGCAGGCGTACCAGCGCCGCCTACCAGGACTTCGGTCGGTATCCCCAGATGACCTTCGCAGAGGCGGTCGGACTGGGCGACATCAGGCGTCTCGACGATGTGGATGCGGTCGGGCGTGCCATCGACGCGGCCGACGCCCAGGGGATCGTCAGGCGTCTGCCCGCAGGCGCGGCGACCCGCCTGTCACCGCTGTACGGCGGTGTCGACCTGTCGGAGGGACAGTGGCAGAAGACCGCACTAGCTCGAGCCAGCATGCGGACGGACCCGTTGCTCTTCATGCTCGACGAGCCGACCGCGTCCCTCGACGCCCCGAGCGAGCACGCCATCTTCCAACGCTACATGCAGCGGGCCCGGCAGCTGGCCGCCCGCAACGGCGCCATCACCCTGGTGGTCTCCCACCGGCTGTCCACGGTCGCCGGAGCCGATCTGGTGCTGGTGCTGCATCGGGGCAGGCTGGTGGAGCAGGGCACCCACGACCAGCTGATGGCGGCCGGCGGGCGGTACAGCGAACTGTTCGGTCTGCAGGCCAGGGCGTACCGCCTGCGTCGGCCGTGA
- a CDS encoding alkaline phosphatase PhoX — MSRRQFLSRSAGAGLAVTVVGSVDALFTAAPALGVSGPEIGYGPLVPDPAGMLDLPVGFRYTVLSREGTVRPDGGIVPSRFDGMGAFAGKARGTRLVRNHECSPTAKITVVAPPERTYDPAAGGGTSTLAVDAANRAVTEHVSLGGTAINCSGGRTPWNTWLTCEETEDKAGTRGYTKDHGFVFEVDPYDSARNTDPTPLTAMGRFQHEAVAVDPHTGIVYETEDAFVAPLGSFYRFLPNRPLGGHGSLRAGGVLQALHVPDLPDLSVVTEAGTSFSGVEWLDVPDPLATTESVRAQDYRKPITGGYKIEGAWWGEKDGCAYFVSSFARRELGSARDHDGQVWRYDPRANTLRLETIFTRPTPAPENPEFDSPDNICMSPYGGLMMCEDGIGDQHILGTTADGEVFVFARNRVNVGTVADPEYGELAGAAFSADGRTMFFNVYNPGITYAVTGPWNRRQS, encoded by the coding sequence ATGTCTCGCCGCCAGTTCCTGTCCCGCTCGGCCGGAGCTGGTCTCGCTGTGACCGTGGTCGGTTCGGTCGACGCCCTGTTCACCGCGGCACCCGCGCTGGGGGTGTCCGGTCCGGAGATCGGGTACGGTCCGCTGGTGCCCGACCCGGCCGGCATGCTCGACCTGCCGGTGGGCTTTCGCTACACAGTGCTGTCGCGCGAAGGCACCGTCCGGCCGGACGGTGGCATCGTGCCGAGCCGGTTCGACGGCATGGGTGCGTTCGCCGGCAAGGCGCGCGGTACTCGCCTGGTCCGCAACCACGAGTGCTCGCCGACCGCGAAGATCACGGTCGTGGCTCCGCCGGAACGCACGTACGACCCGGCCGCCGGGGGTGGGACCAGCACACTCGCCGTCGACGCGGCGAACCGCGCCGTCACTGAGCACGTCAGCCTGGGCGGTACGGCCATCAACTGTTCCGGCGGCCGGACGCCGTGGAACACCTGGCTGACCTGTGAGGAGACCGAAGACAAGGCGGGGACCCGCGGGTACACGAAGGACCACGGATTCGTCTTCGAGGTCGACCCGTACGACAGTGCTCGCAACACGGATCCGACACCGCTGACCGCGATGGGCCGGTTCCAGCACGAGGCGGTCGCGGTCGACCCGCACACCGGCATCGTCTACGAGACCGAGGACGCGTTCGTGGCGCCGCTGGGCAGCTTCTACCGCTTCCTGCCGAACCGGCCGCTCGGCGGCCACGGGAGCCTGCGGGCAGGCGGCGTGCTGCAGGCTCTGCACGTCCCGGACCTGCCGGACCTGTCGGTGGTGACCGAGGCGGGCACGTCCTTCTCCGGCGTCGAGTGGCTTGACGTGCCGGACCCGCTGGCGACGACGGAGTCGGTCCGTGCCCAGGACTACCGCAAGCCGATCACGGGTGGGTACAAGATCGAGGGCGCCTGGTGGGGGGAGAAGGACGGCTGTGCCTACTTCGTCTCGTCGTTCGCCCGGCGTGAGCTGGGCTCGGCCCGCGACCACGACGGCCAGGTCTGGCGGTACGACCCGCGAGCCAACACGTTGCGGCTGGAGACCATCTTCACCCGTCCGACGCCGGCGCCGGAGAACCCGGAGTTCGACTCCCCGGACAACATCTGCATGTCGCCGTACGGGGGCCTGATGATGTGCGAGGACGGGATCGGGGACCAGCACATCCTCGGTACGACCGCCGATGGCGAGGTGTTCGTTTTTGCGCGTAACCGGGTCAACGTCGGCACCGTGGCGGACCCGGAGTACGGCGAGCTGGCCGGAGCGGCGTTCTCCGCCGACGGCCGGACCATGTTCTTCAACGTCTACAACCCGGGCATCACGTACGCCGTCACCGGCCCCTGGAACCGCCGCCAGAGCTGA
- a CDS encoding sensor histidine kinase: MSLRVAAEPVAVHADPDRLRQVVGNLVTNSLRATAAGGSVRLAASRTDTQAIVQVADTGSGIAADALPHVFDRFWRADAARGRRTGGSGLGLAIARQIVTDHQGTITVASEAGVGTTFTITLPRADQQTEQAGSQAQFGRRHPAR; the protein is encoded by the coding sequence GTGTCGTTGCGCGTGGCGGCCGAGCCCGTTGCGGTACACGCCGATCCCGACCGGCTCCGTCAGGTGGTGGGCAATCTCGTCACCAACTCACTACGGGCGACCGCTGCGGGCGGCAGCGTACGGCTGGCCGCGAGCCGCACCGACACGCAGGCGATCGTCCAGGTCGCCGACACCGGCTCGGGAATCGCAGCGGACGCGCTGCCGCACGTGTTCGACCGGTTCTGGCGGGCCGACGCCGCGCGGGGCCGCCGTACCGGGGGCAGTGGCCTCGGCCTCGCCATCGCCCGGCAGATCGTCACCGATCACCAGGGCACCATCACGGTCGCGAGTGAGGCCGGCGTCGGGACGACGTTCACCATCACGCTTCCCCGCGCCGACCAGCAGACGGAACAGGCGGGGAGTCAGGCCCAGTTCGGTCGGCGGCATCCCGCCCGGTAG
- a CDS encoding VOC family protein, giving the protein MAVGVFAGIAVRDYDSALEWYKRLLGAEPTFYPNEIEAVWQLAEDRYVYIIQDPDRAGGAVSMIWVDDPAAEVARISGRGLEPVDVEKHGSVWKYVFHDSDGNETGIGGEVSTTG; this is encoded by the coding sequence ATGGCGGTAGGAGTGTTCGCGGGCATCGCGGTGCGCGACTATGACAGCGCCCTGGAGTGGTACAAGCGGCTGCTCGGTGCTGAACCGACCTTCTATCCGAACGAGATCGAGGCGGTCTGGCAGTTGGCCGAGGATCGGTACGTGTACATCATCCAGGATCCCGACCGGGCCGGCGGAGCTGTCAGCATGATCTGGGTCGACGACCCAGCCGCCGAGGTTGCGAGGATTTCCGGACGGGGCCTGGAGCCGGTCGACGTTGAGAAGCACGGCTCGGTCTGGAAGTACGTCTTCCACGACAGCGACGGCAACGAGACCGGAATCGGCGGAGAGGTCTCGACGACCGGATGA
- a CDS encoding HpcH/HpaI aldolase/citrate lyase family protein: protein MTDVARSYLYVPGDRADLLHKAPGRDADALVLDLEDAVALARKEQARETVAAHLRNAPVGVAHWVRINSDQVEADLAVLTATVVGIWVPKAEPELLDEVDRGLLVAERRLGLPERTFRVVALIETARGALACAQVAAAPRVLRLGIGEADLAGELGLQPDADRTEFAAIRSQVVVASAAARITPPVGPVETLLHDPERLERTSRALLRQGFRARSAVHPGQLATINGVFTPTTEEVSTARRILDALERAERDGSGVAVDDQGRMVDRAVVRSAAEILSRAGASPHSSPGRDYAAP, encoded by the coding sequence GTGACCGACGTCGCCCGCAGTTACCTGTACGTGCCCGGGGACCGCGCGGACCTGTTGCACAAGGCACCCGGGCGGGACGCCGACGCGCTCGTGCTCGACCTGGAGGACGCCGTCGCCCTTGCCCGCAAGGAGCAGGCCCGCGAGACGGTCGCCGCGCACCTGCGGAACGCGCCGGTCGGGGTGGCCCACTGGGTACGGATCAATAGCGACCAGGTCGAGGCGGACTTGGCGGTGCTCACCGCGACGGTGGTTGGGATCTGGGTACCGAAGGCGGAGCCGGAACTGCTGGACGAGGTCGATCGGGGGTTGCTGGTCGCGGAGCGGCGGCTCGGCCTGCCGGAACGGACGTTCCGGGTAGTGGCGCTGATCGAGACGGCCCGGGGTGCCCTGGCCTGCGCGCAGGTCGCCGCCGCGCCCCGGGTGCTGCGACTGGGCATCGGCGAGGCGGACCTCGCCGGCGAACTCGGCCTGCAACCCGACGCGGACCGCACCGAGTTCGCCGCGATCCGCTCCCAGGTCGTCGTCGCCTCGGCGGCGGCCCGGATCACCCCGCCGGTCGGCCCGGTCGAGACCCTCCTACACGACCCCGAACGGCTGGAGCGGACCAGCCGTGCCCTGCTGCGCCAGGGCTTCCGGGCCCGCAGCGCCGTGCATCCCGGCCAACTCGCCACCATCAACGGCGTGTTCACCCCCACCACCGAGGAAGTGTCCACCGCCCGGCGGATCCTCGACGCCCTGGAGCGGGCCGAGCGGGACGGATCAGGGGTGGCCGTCGACGACCAAGGACGAATGGTGGACCGGGCCGTGGTCCGCAGCGCGGCGGAGATACTGAGCAGGGCCGGTGCCTCCCCCCACAGCAGCCCGGGACGTGACTATGCTGCGCCCTGA
- a CDS encoding dihydroorotase, with product MTSFDLLLRNVRVVRHDRPDVESADIGVRDGRIVHVAPGIDTQEADTVVDGGGRLAFPGVVDAHQHWGIYNPLSEDTASESRASAQGGVTTALTYMRTGQYYLNRGGRYENFFPDVLAASAGRSYIDYGFHLAPMMSEHIDEIPDLVEKFGVTSFKIFMFYGSHGLHGRSADQNSFLMIPEGERYDYAHFEFVMRGVQAARERFPELASDISLSLHCETAEIMSAYTRRVEQEGTLSGLAAYHASRPPHSEGLAVSIASYLAHETGLPTINLLHLSSAKALDAALRMAEAFPHIDFRREVTIGHLLADITTAHGLGGKVNPPLRPREDVEALWGHLLDGRIDWVVSDHACCKDELKFGNPRDDVFLAKSGFGGAEYLLPGLVTEGSRRGLPLSAVAALTSWNPARRFGLADKGAIAEGYDADLCLVDPDATWTVRAEDSESTQEYTPFEGFELTARVTDTFVRGEHVLVDGKVTGTPQGRYVPRAGRAPA from the coding sequence ATGACATCCTTCGACCTGTTGCTGCGCAACGTCCGCGTCGTCCGGCACGACCGGCCGGACGTGGAGTCCGCCGACATCGGCGTCCGGGACGGACGGATCGTCCACGTCGCGCCCGGCATCGACACGCAAGAGGCCGACACCGTGGTCGACGGCGGTGGCCGTCTCGCCTTCCCCGGCGTGGTCGACGCCCACCAGCACTGGGGCATCTACAACCCGCTGAGCGAGGACACCGCCTCCGAGAGCCGCGCCTCCGCCCAGGGCGGGGTGACCACCGCGCTGACCTACATGCGTACCGGGCAGTACTACCTCAACCGGGGCGGACGCTACGAGAACTTCTTCCCCGACGTGCTGGCCGCCAGCGCCGGCCGCTCCTACATCGACTACGGCTTCCACCTCGCCCCGATGATGAGCGAGCACATCGACGAGATCCCCGACCTGGTGGAGAAGTTCGGCGTCACCTCGTTCAAGATCTTCATGTTCTACGGCAGCCACGGCCTGCACGGCCGCTCAGCCGACCAGAACTCCTTTTTGATGATCCCCGAGGGGGAGCGGTACGACTACGCCCACTTCGAGTTCGTCATGCGCGGGGTACAGGCGGCCCGCGAGCGTTTCCCCGAGCTGGCCTCGGACATCTCGCTGTCCCTGCACTGCGAGACCGCCGAGATCATGAGCGCCTACACCCGGCGGGTGGAACAGGAGGGCACCCTGAGCGGGCTGGCCGCCTACCACGCCTCCCGGCCGCCGCACTCCGAGGGACTCGCCGTCTCGATCGCCTCGTACCTGGCCCACGAGACCGGCCTGCCCACCATCAACCTGCTGCATCTCTCCTCCGCGAAGGCGCTCGACGCGGCCCTGCGGATGGCCGAGGCGTTCCCGCACATCGACTTCCGCCGGGAGGTGACCATCGGGCACCTGCTGGCCGACATCACCACCGCCCACGGGCTCGGCGGCAAGGTCAACCCGCCGCTGCGGCCCCGGGAGGACGTCGAGGCGCTGTGGGGGCACCTGCTCGACGGCCGGATCGACTGGGTGGTCAGCGACCACGCCTGCTGCAAGGACGAGCTGAAGTTCGGCAACCCCCGCGACGACGTGTTCCTCGCCAAGTCCGGCTTCGGCGGTGCCGAGTACCTGCTGCCCGGCCTGGTCACCGAGGGCAGCCGTCGCGGCCTGCCGCTGTCGGCCGTCGCCGCGCTCACCTCCTGGAACCCGGCCCGCCGGTTCGGCCTGGCCGACAAGGGAGCCATCGCCGAGGGGTACGACGCCGACCTCTGCCTGGTCGACCCCGACGCGACCTGGACGGTGCGGGCCGAGGACTCCGAGTCGACGCAGGAGTACACGCCGTTCGAAGGTTTCGAGCTGACCGCGCGGGTGACCGACACCTTCGTCCGGGGTGAGCACGTGCTCGTCGACGGCAAGGTGACCGGCACCCCGCAGGGCCGGTACGTGCCCCGGGCCGGCAGGGCACCGGCGTGA